A stretch of Salvelinus alpinus chromosome 4, SLU_Salpinus.1, whole genome shotgun sequence DNA encodes these proteins:
- the ino80c gene encoding INO80 complex subunit C isoform X1 — translation MASPNHSPGVEGAVRVTTSPAGKTQTLVLASSLAGLRGKKRPANTATSPAVLASGNNSKKKKFQPIANPTQAQVTAVEAVSEGKAVGVSDAVGPATTEPAAKPLPFKDLIFVHSGIGGAAAGKKNRTWKNLKQILAVERTLPWKINDPNYYSIDAPPSLKPAKKYSDISGLPVNYTLTLHYAMCQANYTDPQTKLRFTSSEEFSFLRLLPTDAVTGYLALRKATCIVP, via the exons ATGGCTTCTCCGAACCATAGCCCGGGTGTAGAAGGGGCCGTCAGGGTAACGACTTCACCAGCTGGTAAAACACAGACGTTGGTGTTGGCTTCTAGCCTGGCCGGGCTCCGCGGTAAGAAGAGACCTGCTAACACCGCCACCTCTCCTGCTGTATTGGCCAGTGGGAACAACAGCAAGAAGAAGAAATTTCAGCCCATCGCAAACCCGACACAAGCACAG GTGACTGCAGTGGAGGCGGTGTCTGAGGGGAAGGCAGTGGGCGTGTCTGACGCTGTAGGTCCAGCCACAACGGAACCAGCAGCCAAACCCCTGCCCTTCAAAGACCTGATATTTGTG CATTCAGGGATAGGGGGAGCTGCAGCAGGAAAAAAGAACCGGACCTGGAAAAACCTGAAACAGATTCTGGCAGTGGAACGGACTCTACCCTGGAAGATCAATGACCCCAATT ACTACAGCATTGATGCCCCTCCCTCCCTGAAGCCAGCCAAGAAATACTCAGACATCTCTGGACTCCCT GTGAACTACACACTCACTCTGCATTATGCTATGTGTCAGGCGAACTACACTGACCCCCAGACCAAGCTGAGGTTCACGTCATCTGAGGAGTTCTCCTTCCTGCGCCTGCTCCCCACTGACGCCGTCACCGGTTACCTGGCGCTCCGCAAGGCCACCTGCATTGTACCCTGA
- the ino80c gene encoding INO80 complex subunit C isoform X3, with protein MASPNHSPGVEGAVRVTTSPAGKTQTLVLASSLAGLRGKKRPANTATSPAVLASGNNSKKKKFQPIANPTQAQVTAVEAVSEGKAVGVSDAVGPATTEPAAKPLPFKDLIFVHSGIGGAAAGKKNRTWKNLKQILAVERTLPWKINDPNYYSIDAPPSLKPAKKYSDISGLPVNYTLTLHYAMCPCVR; from the exons ATGGCTTCTCCGAACCATAGCCCGGGTGTAGAAGGGGCCGTCAGGGTAACGACTTCACCAGCTGGTAAAACACAGACGTTGGTGTTGGCTTCTAGCCTGGCCGGGCTCCGCGGTAAGAAGAGACCTGCTAACACCGCCACCTCTCCTGCTGTATTGGCCAGTGGGAACAACAGCAAGAAGAAGAAATTTCAGCCCATCGCAAACCCGACACAAGCACAG GTGACTGCAGTGGAGGCGGTGTCTGAGGGGAAGGCAGTGGGCGTGTCTGACGCTGTAGGTCCAGCCACAACGGAACCAGCAGCCAAACCCCTGCCCTTCAAAGACCTGATATTTGTG CATTCAGGGATAGGGGGAGCTGCAGCAGGAAAAAAGAACCGGACCTGGAAAAACCTGAAACAGATTCTGGCAGTGGAACGGACTCTACCCTGGAAGATCAATGACCCCAATT ACTACAGCATTGATGCCCCTCCCTCCCTGAAGCCAGCCAAGAAATACTCAGACATCTCTGGACTCCCT GTGAACTACACACTCACTCTGCATTATGCTATGTGTCCATGTGTCAGGTGA
- the ino80c gene encoding INO80 complex subunit C isoform X2 yields the protein MASPNHSPGVEGAVRVTTSPAGKTQTLVLASSLAGLRGKKRPANTATSPAVLASGNNSKKKKFQPIANPTQAQVTAVEAVSEGKAVGVSDAVGPATTEPAAKPLPFKDLIFVHSGIGGAAAGKKNRTWKNLKQILAVERTLPWKINDPNYYSIDAPPSLKPAKKYSDISGLPANYTDPQTKLRFTSSEEFSFLRLLPTDAVTGYLALRKATCIVP from the exons ATGGCTTCTCCGAACCATAGCCCGGGTGTAGAAGGGGCCGTCAGGGTAACGACTTCACCAGCTGGTAAAACACAGACGTTGGTGTTGGCTTCTAGCCTGGCCGGGCTCCGCGGTAAGAAGAGACCTGCTAACACCGCCACCTCTCCTGCTGTATTGGCCAGTGGGAACAACAGCAAGAAGAAGAAATTTCAGCCCATCGCAAACCCGACACAAGCACAG GTGACTGCAGTGGAGGCGGTGTCTGAGGGGAAGGCAGTGGGCGTGTCTGACGCTGTAGGTCCAGCCACAACGGAACCAGCAGCCAAACCCCTGCCCTTCAAAGACCTGATATTTGTG CATTCAGGGATAGGGGGAGCTGCAGCAGGAAAAAAGAACCGGACCTGGAAAAACCTGAAACAGATTCTGGCAGTGGAACGGACTCTACCCTGGAAGATCAATGACCCCAATT ACTACAGCATTGATGCCCCTCCCTCCCTGAAGCCAGCCAAGAAATACTCAGACATCTCTGGACTCCCT GCGAACTACACTGACCCCCAGACCAAGCTGAGGTTCACGTCATCTGAGGAGTTCTCCTTCCTGCGCCTGCTCCCCACTGACGCCGTCACCGGTTACCTGGCGCTCCGCAAGGCCACCTGCATTGTACCCTGA